Part of the Arthrobacter globiformis genome is shown below.
CCATCCAGACCTTCGAGTTCAGCGGCTACCCGGACATTGTCAGCATCGAATTCATGAGCTTCGAGGACCTGGGCGGCAGCAGGTGCCGGCTGCGGGCCCACTCTGTCTATCCCAGCATGGAAGCACGCGACGGGATGGCCCAATCAGGCATGGAAAGCGGCGTGTCCGACGGCTACGAGCGGCTCGAGGAGCTGCTCGCCAAGTAGGGCCCGCACCACTAGATAGTCGTCCGACGGCGGCCGGTGACCTTTACCTCGAAGGTCACCGGCCGCCGTCGGCCATTTAAAGACCCAACTAGGTAGCAGCAGATGGCGTTCTGAGCGCCCAGAACGCCATCTGCTGCTACCTACTTGGGCGGGCGCGGGACAACCTCTTGCGCAACATCGCCAGTTTGATAGTATGTCAGGACAAACTATCAAAGGAGAGCCATGCCGCTCGTACGAATCGACGTCCACTCTGGGCGCGGCCGGGGTGAACTCGACCGCCTCAGCCGAGGTATCCACGACGCCATCCTGGCTGAGTATGGCATCCCGGAGCGTGACTACTTCCACATCGTCACGGAGCACGCCCCGGGCCAAATCGTTGCGCAGGATGCCGGCCTCGGCTTTGAACGCACACGTGACGTCGTCATGATCCAGATCTTCACCCAGGGCGGGCGTAGCCAGGAGGCAAAGCAGAGCCTGTTTGCGGCAGTGGCAGACAAGTTGGGGGCTTTAGGGGTCGCCGGCGAGGACGTTTTCATCGGCTACGTCGAGAACACGGCGGGGGACTGGTCCTTCGGGTTCGGCCGCGCGCAGTACGTCACCGGAGAGCTGGCAGTACCGCAGAAATAGGGACGGGAACGCTGGTCCCGCGTGTCCCCGTCAGCAGCTCCGCGCCCTGCTTTTTGATGCAGTTCTGCTTGTTGTAAGTATGTCAGTACAAACCTTTGACAGGACATAAATTCTAGGGCACAGTAGTTCTTGTGGTCCCGCTCACGGGGCCGCGGAACGCCGGAGCCTTGGCCGTTCGGCTGCTTAGAGGTTGAGATTCAAAAGAAAGGCCCACGATTACCGTGACCCACGAACTGCTCACGATCGGGCGAATCAGCGTTGATATCTACCCGAACGACATCGGGGTAGGGCTGGAGGATGTGACGTCCTTCGGCAAGTACCTCGGCGGCTCGCCATCCAATGTTGCTGTTGCCGCCGCCCGCCACGGCCGCCGGACAGGAGTCATCACCCGCACCGGCGATGACCCGTTCGGTACGTACCTGCACCGCGAACTGGAAAAGTTCGGCGTCGATGATTCCTTCGTCACCCCGGTCCAGGGGCTGCAGACACCGGCCACGTTCTTGTGCCATCCAGCCGCCGCACGATTTCCCGCTGTACTTCTACGGCCGGTTCCCCACCGCACCGGACCTGCAGATCAGGGCCGACGAGCTCGACGTCACCGCCATCCGCGACTCGCAGATCTTCTGGTCCACCGTGACCGGCCTTTGCCAGGAGCCGAGCCGCGAAGCGCATATCACAGCCCACGAAGCACGGCCCCGCACCGGCCTCAAGGATGGCCAGTACACCATCCTGGACCTTGACTACCGCCCCATGTTCTGGGCCTCCGAGGAGGAAGCCCGGGAGCAGGTGGCCCGCATCCTGCCGCACGTCACCGTCGCCATCGGCAACGACCAGGAATGCGCCGTGGCTGTGGGCCCGGGCACCCCGGATGAACAGGCGGACCGCCTGCTGGATGCCGGCGTGGAAATCGCCGTCGTGAAGCTCGGCCCGGAAGGCGTGATGGCCAAGACCCGCAGCGAGCGCGTGGTCTCCGCCCCGGTTCCGGTTGAGACCGTCAATGGCCTGGGTGCCGGCGACTCCTTCGGCGGCGCGTTCGTGCACGGACTGCTCTCCGGCTGGCCGCTGGCACAGGTCCTGGACTACGCGAACGCGGCCGGCGCCATAGTCGCCTCCCGGCTCTCCTGCGCGGATGCCATGCCCACCCCGGCCGAGGTCACCTCCCTGCTCACCGAGCGCGGACGCCTTGTTCCTAGCCAACTCGCCCCCGAAGGAGCGGCCCTGTGAGCCTCAACCCCGGCACCGCGACCCTCGCGGTGGATGACAACCCCCGCCGCTACGAGCACCTGAGCACCATCCGCCTCGAAGATCCGGACGCAGTGGCCCGGGCCGCCAAGGCCCGCCGCCGCCACCCCGGCCTGAAGCACGGCCGGCAGAACTTCATCGTGGCCGCCGACCACCCGGCCCGCGGCGCCCTCTCCGTCGGCAACGACCCGGTGGCCATGGCGGACCGCCGCCAACTCCTGGACCGGCTGCAGGTTGCGCTGGCCAACCCGGCAGTGGACGGCATTCTGGCTTCCCCGGACATCATGGATGACCTGCTGCTGCTGGGCGCTCTCGAGGGCAAGCTCGTGTTTGGTTCGATGAACCGCGGCGGCCTCGCCGGCCTGGTCAACGAGTTCGATGACCGCTTCACCGGGCACACCGCCGCGGCGCTGGAAGCCCTGGGCGCGGACGGCGGCAAGATGCTGACCCGCATCTGCCTCGGTGACCCGGACACCGTCGCCCTGCTCGAGGCCACCGCGAAGGCGATCGATTCGCTCGCCGAACGCAAGCTGATCGCCATGGTGGAGCCCTTCCTGTCCGTCCGGGAGAACGGCCGGGTCCGCAACGACCTGAGCCCGGACGCCGTTATCAAGTCCATCGCCATCGCCGAGGGCCTGGGGTCCACGAGCGCCTACACCTGGATGAAGCTGCCGGTCGTGGCGGAGATGGAACGCGTCATGGCCGCCACCACCATGCCCACTGTGCTGCTCGGCGGGGACCCGGCAGGCACCCAGGACGAGGTGTTCGCCACCTGGGGAGCCGCACTCGCCCTCCCCGGCGTGCAGGGACTCACCGTCGGGCGGACCCTGCTGTACCCGCAGGACGGCGATGTTGCCGGGGCGGTCGCCGCGGCCGCTTCACTGCTCCACCACACCACAGACGAAGTATCGGAGTAAACGATGGGAACTGGAACCCGCCGGATGACCGTGGCGCAGGCCGTGGTCGAGTACCTTTCCAAGCAGTACACCGTTGATTCCGTGGGTGGGGTCGATTTCCGCGGACGCCTGATTCCGGGCACGTTCGGCATTTTCGGGCACGGCAACGTGGCCGGTGTGGGCCAGGCCCTCAGGCAGTACCAGCAGCTCGATCCGACGATCATGCCGTACTACCAGGGCCGCAACGAGCAGGCCCAGTCGCACCAGGCCGTGGGCTACGCCCGGCACACCCGCCGTCGGCAGACCTTCGCGATCAGCACCTCCATCGGCCCGGGCTCGTCCAACCTGCTGACCGGTGCTGCGCTGGCCACCACCAACCGGCTGCCGGTCCTGCTGCTGCCGTCCGACACGTTCGCCACGCGTGCTGCGGACCCGGTGCTGCAGCAGCTCGAACAGCCCTACGCCTACGACCTCACGGTCAACGACGCGTTCCGGCCGTTGTCTAAGTTCTTTGACCGGGTCACCCGCCCTGAGCAGCTGTTCTCCGCGTTCCACCACGGCTTGCGCGTCCTCACCGACCCAGCCGAGACCGGCGCGGTGACCATCTCGCTGCCCCAGGACGTCCAGGCCGAGGCTTTCGACGTTCCCGAGGAATTCCTGGCCGAGCGTGAGTGGCGGATCCGCCGCCCGGAAGCGGACGACGACGACATCGCCCGCGCCGCCGAAGCCATCCGGGCCGCGAAGCGGCCGCTGATCATCGCCGGTGGCGGCGTGCTGTACGCGTACGCCAACGAGGAACTGGCCAGGTTCGCCGAACTGACCGGCATCCCGGTGGGCAACACGCAGGCCGGCGTCGGCGTCCTGCCCTGGGACCACAAATTCTCCCTCGGGGCCATCGGCTCCACGGGCACGACGGCGGCCAACGCCCTGGCAGCTGAAGCGGACCTGATCATCGGCATCGGCACCCGCTACGAGGACTTCACCACCGCGTCCCGGACCGCGTTCCAGAACCCGGACCTGAAGTTCATCAACATCAACGTCGCACCGATCGACGCGTACAAGCACGGCACCTCGCTGCCGATCGTGGCCGACGCGCGCAAGGCGCTGGTCAAGCTAAACCAGGCCCTGGGCGGCTACCGCGTGGGCGCCGACCTCGAGCAGCAGATCGCCGCCGAGAAGCAGCGCTGGAACACCACGGTGGATGAAGCGTTCGACACGAGGTTCAGCCCGCTGCCGGCGCAGAACGAGATCATCGGCGCCACCAACCGGGCCATGGACGCCCAGGACGTGGTCATCTGCGCCGCCGGTTCCCTGCCGGGTGACCTGCACAAGATGTGGCGGGTTCGCGACCCGTTCGGCTACCACGTCGAATATGCGTACTCCTGCATGGGCTATGAAATCCCCGGCGGGCTGGGCGTCAAGCGCGCAGCGCTTGCCGAGGCCGCCGCGGGCGGTGCCCAGCGCGACGTCGTCGTGATGGTGGGGGACGGCTCCTACCTGATGATGCACACCGAACTGGTCACCGCCGTCGCCGAACGGATCAAGCTGATCGTGGTCCTGATCCAGAACCACGGCTATGCCTCCATCGGTTCGCTCTCCGAGTCCCTCGGCTCGCAGCGCTTCGGCACCCAGTACCG
Proteins encoded:
- a CDS encoding Cgl0159 family (beta/alpha)8-fold protein gives rise to the protein MSLNPGTATLAVDDNPRRYEHLSTIRLEDPDAVARAAKARRRHPGLKHGRQNFIVAADHPARGALSVGNDPVAMADRRQLLDRLQVALANPAVDGILASPDIMDDLLLLGALEGKLVFGSMNRGGLAGLVNEFDDRFTGHTAAALEALGADGGKMLTRICLGDPDTVALLEATAKAIDSLAERKLIAMVEPFLSVRENGRVRNDLSPDAVIKSIAIAEGLGSTSAYTWMKLPVVAEMERVMAATTMPTVLLGGDPAGTQDEVFATWGAALALPGVQGLTVGRTLLYPQDGDVAGAVAAAASLLHHTTDEVSE
- a CDS encoding tautomerase family protein; the encoded protein is MPLVRIDVHSGRGRGELDRLSRGIHDAILAEYGIPERDYFHIVTEHAPGQIVAQDAGLGFERTRDVVMIQIFTQGGRSQEAKQSLFAAVADKLGALGVAGEDVFIGYVENTAGDWSFGFGRAQYVTGELAVPQK
- the iolD gene encoding 3D-(3,5/4)-trihydroxycyclohexane-1,2-dione acylhydrolase (decyclizing), encoding MGTGTRRMTVAQAVVEYLSKQYTVDSVGGVDFRGRLIPGTFGIFGHGNVAGVGQALRQYQQLDPTIMPYYQGRNEQAQSHQAVGYARHTRRRQTFAISTSIGPGSSNLLTGAALATTNRLPVLLLPSDTFATRAADPVLQQLEQPYAYDLTVNDAFRPLSKFFDRVTRPEQLFSAFHHGLRVLTDPAETGAVTISLPQDVQAEAFDVPEEFLAEREWRIRRPEADDDDIARAAEAIRAAKRPLIIAGGGVLYAYANEELARFAELTGIPVGNTQAGVGVLPWDHKFSLGAIGSTGTTAANALAAEADLIIGIGTRYEDFTTASRTAFQNPDLKFININVAPIDAYKHGTSLPIVADARKALVKLNQALGGYRVGADLEQQIAAEKQRWNTTVDEAFDTRFSPLPAQNEIIGATNRAMDAQDVVICAAGSLPGDLHKMWRVRDPFGYHVEYAYSCMGYEIPGGLGVKRAALAEAAAGGAQRDVVVMVGDGSYLMMHTELVTAVAERIKLIVVLIQNHGYASIGSLSESLGSQRFGTQYRVLDEEQHSFDEGDTLPVDLALNAESLGVKVIRIEPGEKAIAELEQAIRDAKAAPERGGPIVIHVESDPLLDAPSSESWWDVPVSQVSDLDSTQQAYQTYTDHKNRQRKLLG